The Penicillium oxalicum strain HP7-1 chromosome IV, whole genome shotgun sequence genome contains a region encoding:
- a CDS encoding Short-chain dehydrogenase/reductase SAT3, producing MSHLQASNLFSVQGRVVVVTGGGSGLGRIMARALAINGAAKVFVLGRREDALRETATLAPAGIVIPVQCDITSKESLESAYQAVAAQTTHVDVLFANGGILGPLMRSPEPKADGTPPSLTELRDELFNVPMEEFTQVLNVNVTGSYYTVLAFLPLLEEANKRRPAPQDGVLTPPTAQVVITSSIAGFVRKVPFSYAYNASKAGTNQLVKMLATGLAAYNIRVNGIVPGLYQSEMAQNVFVAHGQSHVMGGISEGSFPKEMIPLTRAGSEEDFAGLVVWLASNSGGYVNGNLLVTDGGRMSVVPTSY from the exons ATGTCGCATCTCCAGGCTTCCAACCTTTTCTCCGTGCAGGGGCGCGTGGTAGTCGTCACCGGCGGAGGCAGTG GTCTCGGCCGGATCATGGCCCGCGCTCTGGCCATCAATGGCGCCGCAAAAGTGTTCGTCCTTGGCCGTCGTGAAGATGCGCTCCGGGAGACGGCAACCCTCGCACCTGCAGGGATCGTCATTCCCGTCCAATGCGACATCACGTCAAAGGAGTCGCTTGAATCTGCATACCAAGCTGTGGCGGCACAAACCACTCACGTTGACGTCCTGTTCGCCAATGGCGGAATCTTGGGCCCGCTGATGCGGTCACCGGAGCCCAAGGCAGATGGCACACCACCCTCATTGACTGAGCTTCGCGATGAGTTGTTCAACGTCCCCATGGAGGAGTTCACCCAGGTTCTCAACGTGAATGTGACTGGTTCCTACTACACCGTACTGGCCTTTTTGCCCCTATTGGAGGAGGCCAACAAGCGACGTCCGGCGCCGCAGGACGGTGTTCTGACTCCACCCACGGCGCAGGTCGTCATCACCAGCTCTATTGCCGGCTTTGTGCGAAAGGTTCCGTTCAGCTATGCCTATAATGCTTCCAAGGCTGGCACGAATCAGCTGGTCAAAATGCTGGCAACTGGTCTGGCCGCCTACAACATTCGAGTCAATGGGATCGTCCCGGGACTCTACCAGTCCGAAATGGCCCAGAATGTCTTTGTCGCCCATGGCCAGAGTCATGTCATGGGGGGCATATCCGAGGGGTCCTTCCCCAAGGAGATGATTCCCCTGACTCGAGCGGGAAGCGAGGAAGACTTTGCCGGTCTGGTCGTCTGGTTGGCAAGCAACTCGGGCGGCTATGTGAATGGGAACCTGCTCGTCACCGACGGAGGCCGGATGAGTGTTGTGCCCACCtcttattaa
- a CDS encoding Protein rds1, whose protein sequence is MKWNAFPLAGAVGFAPLVAAGPAGPHGVVIARQQSGSQTGMSGMTASMSAPPTRSHPSSVAHTPFSGTPYTTGAVTASSVGTGIPKGSILPGATTYPSNGQLNNPEPAPYVPAGGLGTNGSIPVYNAKSDFDFESLALALYQEWIELDLFQDGLRRFSDEDFRAAGLSQADRDLIAFMAEQEVGHATLISNILGDRAPQQCSYNYPYTNVAEYLDFCQKLTRFGESGVYGFLAHLDSREAANLLTLSITTEARQQMIFRQFQGLFPMPVWFEVGIPQSWAWTLLAPYISSCPDNQTRLAWQNFPGLQVLNQPSIATAGNATAPMNNTLGPAANVVRGNSTGNQPITSDNGGSGALVTHDTGALSYPGRKVYLEWQQPGQQVGPNNSYVTNTTAGAGKYVAWVSQLNVTYSPLTVTYSNPGNGTVGGRGYTVQPDLETFQGDPAINGTIFIAITDADMYLSPFNLSLINPHVVAGPAIYQAG, encoded by the exons ATGAAGTGGAACGCCTTTCCGCTTGCCGGCGCCGTGGGCTTCGCGCCCCTCGTGGCTGCTGGTCCCGCTGGCCCCCACGGGGTTGTAATTGCACGCCAACAGTCCGGCTCACAAACCGGCATGTCGGGCATGACGGCTTCCATGTCCGCCCCTCCTACTCGGAGCCACCCATCTTCTGTGGCACACACTCCCTTCAGCGGCACGCCCTACACCACCGGTGCAGTCACTGCGTCCTCTGTCGGGACCGGCATTCCTAAGGGCAGTATCTTGCCCGGTGCGACTACGTATCCCAGTAATGGCCAGTTGAACAACCCCGAGCCTGCTCCGTATGTGCCCGCTGGAGGCCTTGGTACCAACGGGAGCATTCCCGTGTACAATGCGAAGAGCGACTTTGACTTTGAATCCTTG GCCCTCGCGCTTTACCAGGAATGGATCGAGCTTGATCTGTTCCAGGACGGTCTGAGACGCTTCTCCGACGAGGACTTCCGGGCTGCGGGATTGAGCCAGGCAGACCGCGACCTCATCGCCTTTATGGCCGAGCAGGAAGTTGGTCACGCAACCTTGATCAGCAACATCCTCGGTGATCGAGCACCCCAGCAGTGCTCCTACAACTATCCGTACACCAATGTGGCCGAGTACCTCGACTTCTGCCAGAAGCTGACTCGCTTCGGCGAGTCTGGTGTCTACGGATTCCTCGCTCATTTGGACTCCCGTGAGGCCGCCAACCTGCTGACCCTCTCTATTACCACCGAGGCTCGCCAGCAAATGATCTTCCGTCAGTTCCAGGGTCTCTTCCCCATGCCGGTCTGGTTCGAAGTTGGCATTCCCCAGTCCTGGGCCTGGACTCTGCTGGCTCCGTACATCTCCTCCTGCCCGGACAACCAAACCCGCCTGGCATGGCAGAACTTCCCCGGGCTGCAGGTCCTCAATCAGCCCAGCATTGCCACTGCAGGCAACGCTACCGCCCCGATGAACAACACCCTTGGCCCTGCCGCCAACGTTGTCCGCGGCAACAGCACTGGGAACCAGCCCATCACCAGTGACAACGGTGGAAGTGGTGCCCTGGTCACCCACGACACCGGTGCTCTCTCCTACCCCGGCCGCAAGGTCTACCTGGAGTGGCAGCAGCCCGGCCAGCAAGTTGGCCCCAACAACAGCTACGTGACCAACACTACCGCTGGAGCGGGCAAATACGTCGCCTGGGTCTCGCAGCTCAATGTCACTTACTCTCCCTTGACCGTCACCTATAGCAACCCTGGCAATGGCACAGTCGGGGGCCGTGGATACACCGTTCAGCCCGATCTGGAGACCTTCCAGGGCGACCCCGCCATCAACGGCACCATCTTCATTGCCATCACCGATGCCGACATGTACCTGTCACCATTCAACTTGAGCCTGATCAACCCGCATGTTGTTGCCGGTCCTGCCATCTACCAGGCTGGCTAA
- a CDS encoding Nitrilase: protein MPQKLTVAVAQARTGPSLSATLSALERITQNAASQGVSLLLFPEAYLGGYPRTCDFGTAVGARAPHGREQFLRYFQDAADLGDTPAGAGDDWIERKLPLAKGSDRRGDGTREFLERVARETGVFIATGVIEKAGGTLYCSALYVDPTAGVLGKRRKVMPTASERLIWGQGSPSTLKVVTTVLKGVRLTIGAAICWESFMPLLRQSLYAQRVNIYLAPTADSRDTWLPLMRTIAGEGRTFVLSANQCVRYRELPSWITEQADQQGTALEGNPYISRGGSSIVGPLGEVLAGPVWESCVEDALESSGSKKFSSDEGLLIHEIDLEDCERGNLDMDVAGSYSRSEFKLTVDGLDLNPPPF from the exons CTCTCCGCAACACTCTCCGCACTGGAGCGCATCACTCAGAATGCCGCCTCCCAAGGTGTAAGCCTCCTGCTCTTCCCTGAAGCATATCTAGGTGGATATCCCCGAACCTGCGACTTTGGGACTGCCGTCGGCGCTCGGGCACCTCATGGCCGGGAGCAGTTCTTGCGCTACTTTCAAGATGCCGCCGATCTGGGGGATACGCCGGCGGGTGCAGGAGATGACTGGATCGAGCGCAAGCTTCCGCTGGCCAAGGGGTCGGATCGTCGAGGTGACGGGACACGCGAGTTCCTGGAGCGAGTCGCTCGTGAGACGGGGGTGTTTATTGCAACGGGGGTGATTGAGAAGGCCGGGGGGACATTGTATTGCTCGGCGCTTTACGTCGATCCAACGGCGGGTGTATTGGGGAAACGGCGAAAGGTGATGCCG ACTGCCTCGGAGCGTCTCATTTGGGGCCAAGGCTCTCCATCCACCTTGAAAGTCGTCACGACGGTACTCAAGGGCGTCAGGCTCACCATCGGTGCGGCCATTTGCTGGGAGAGCTTCATGCCACTTCTGCGACAGAGTCTGTATGCCCAACGGGTGAACATTTATCTTGCACCGACGGCGGACAGTCGTGATACATGGCTGCCGCTGATGCGAACAATCGCCGGCGAAGGGAGAACCTTTGTGCTGTCGGCAAACCAATGCGTTCGGTATCGTGAACTGCCCTCGTGGATCACGGAGCAGGCGGACCAGCAAGGAACGGCTCTAGAAG GAAACCCTTACATCTCTCGCGGAGGATCTAGCATTGTCGGCCCTCTAGGAGAAGTCCTGGCCGGTCCCGTATGGGAATCCTGTGTGGAAGATGCGCTTGAATCGTCTGGCTCGAAAAAATTCTCCAGTGATGAGGGTCTTCTGATTCACGAGATTGACTTGGAGGATTGTGAACGGGGAAATCTCGATATGGACGTCGCTGGAAGTTATTCCCGAAGCGAGTTCAAGTTGACCGTCGACGGTCTTGATTTGAACCCTCCTCCGTTCTGA